A stretch of the Bacillus sp. B-jedd genome encodes the following:
- a CDS encoding phosphatidylglycerol lysyltransferase domain-containing protein, with protein sequence MSEKSISGREVTIGDWKFNKLKLEDKDLFNKFLEATEYPTNLWYCNFDYLYASSRARGNIIWTIVDGLFVVFRLTIKNYLCLEFLPLGKGKPCEISDATYKCLKFCENWNAKLDKKGIVMNLNNLQLDFLSGCPSFKERFTAERKKGVERHISVRKLLELKGNHFQNIRTQLNKFKKVYSDVIVRRADKEDQSALVELKELWNEKSGNKYISIWDNYFYHNLIKNFEELGHIVIVVEIKGKIAGMATGGILPDGQAWACELKYDVGYKGICEFLYIEFVKEINQISPETELINLGSDGSGKGGLRLFKDKFRPVFDTNLYRLYLT encoded by the coding sequence TTGAGTGAGAAGTCAATTAGTGGCCGCGAAGTGACTATTGGCGATTGGAAATTTAATAAATTGAAATTGGAAGATAAAGACCTATTCAACAAATTCCTTGAAGCGACTGAATATCCCACAAACCTTTGGTACTGCAATTTTGATTACTTATATGCCAGTTCACGTGCCAGGGGTAATATCATTTGGACAATTGTCGATGGTTTGTTTGTTGTTTTTAGATTAACAATTAAAAATTATCTTTGTCTCGAATTCCTTCCTCTTGGAAAGGGTAAACCTTGTGAAATATCGGATGCAACCTATAAATGCCTGAAGTTTTGTGAAAATTGGAATGCGAAATTGGATAAAAAAGGTATAGTGATGAATTTAAATAATCTCCAGCTAGACTTCCTAAGCGGTTGCCCTTCCTTCAAGGAAAGATTTACAGCCGAACGAAAAAAAGGAGTTGAAAGGCATATTAGTGTCCGGAAGCTTCTGGAGCTTAAAGGAAATCATTTTCAAAATATCCGGACTCAATTAAATAAATTTAAGAAAGTCTATTCTGATGTTATTGTCAGAAGAGCGGATAAGGAAGACCAATCTGCACTCGTTGAGCTGAAAGAGCTTTGGAATGAAAAATCAGGAAATAAGTATATTTCTATATGGGATAACTATTTTTATCATAACCTCATTAAAAATTTCGAAGAGCTTGGCCATATTGTCATTGTTGTTGAAATAAAGGGAAAAATTGCGGGAATGGCGACGGGAGGAATTCTGCCGGATGGCCAGGCGTGGGCATGTGAATTAAAATATGATGTTGGCTATAAAGGAATCTGTGAATTCCTCTATATAGAATTTGTAAAAGAAATAAACCAAATCAGTCCGGAGACTGAATTAATTAATTTAGGGTCTGATGGCAGTGGAAAAGGAGGGCTACGCCTATTTAAAGATAAATTCAGGCCAGTATTCGATACGAATTTATATAGGCTATATTTGACTTGA
- the helD gene encoding RNA polymerase recycling motor HelD — translation MNSAFQQEQERVEEVLKTIKEQIGKLEEETAQRRSEVIHIRKHFWDEIKVNTDTFDDYLETIIGLRQESQALAVSQSTHRHAAKKLSVLHRMKDSPYFARISFLEEGSAVEEQIYIGISTLTDTSGDEFLVYDWRAPISSVYYDYQPGPAQYVTPGGLIKGILEKKWQYLIRGGVLQSMFDTSLTIGDEILQQVLGKGTDKKMHSIVATIQQEQNRIIRHDRGRLLIVHGAAGSGKTSAALQRIAYLLYKYRGRLNADQIILFSPNSMFNSYVSNVLPELGEENMQQVTFQEYLVHRLGTEFLVENPYDQLEFVLTAVNIPSYRSRIAGIEFKASIRFFQAINSYRQSLESSGMLFKGFTFRGKPIVTAKQIAERFYSSDTSLRFHNRLEKLKDWLLKQLKEVEKAEQSKPWVQDEIELLSNEEYHKAYTYLAKKRGFKGDEITDYDMEPEALARLIIRQKLKPLRNRVKAFRFIDIKGMYKQLFVDSSKINQWLDGETPSMWPEICQSTLQTMDEGRLFYEDATPYLLLKELIQGFQTNSSIKQIVVDEAQDYSPFQFEFMKRLFPSARMTVLGDFNQAIFTHASEMVDFRTLTNLYGPDETEVINMARSYRSTKPIIEFTRRLVPNGEAIIPFDRDGEKPVLTVLPDRAELDRSIAAKIEEFREMGLNSIAIICKSAEESRSAFEALSGIEDLKLLKASSMEYEQGVVVVPSYLSKGIEFDAVIIYDASEKVYGDESLRRIFYTACTRAMHYLQLYSAGEPSPFLRDALHEGVISS, via the coding sequence GTGAATTCAGCATTTCAGCAGGAGCAAGAACGGGTGGAAGAAGTACTGAAGACGATTAAGGAACAGATCGGCAAATTGGAGGAAGAAACTGCCCAGCGCCGAAGTGAAGTCATTCACATCCGCAAGCACTTTTGGGATGAGATCAAGGTGAATACGGATACCTTTGATGATTACCTGGAAACCATTATCGGCCTGCGGCAGGAGTCCCAGGCTCTCGCTGTAAGCCAAAGCACCCATAGACATGCAGCCAAGAAATTATCGGTGCTGCATCGTATGAAGGATAGCCCCTATTTTGCGCGGATATCTTTTCTAGAAGAAGGCTCCGCGGTTGAGGAACAGATTTATATTGGAATATCCACGCTAACGGATACAAGTGGCGATGAATTCCTCGTCTACGACTGGCGTGCCCCTATTTCAAGTGTCTACTATGATTATCAGCCCGGCCCTGCCCAGTATGTAACGCCTGGCGGATTAATTAAAGGTATACTGGAGAAAAAGTGGCAATACCTTATCCGCGGAGGTGTTCTCCAATCGATGTTTGATACGAGTCTCACGATTGGGGACGAAATTTTGCAGCAAGTATTGGGCAAAGGTACCGACAAAAAGATGCACAGTATCGTCGCGACCATCCAGCAGGAGCAAAACAGAATTATCCGCCACGATCGTGGACGGCTGCTCATTGTTCACGGTGCAGCCGGTAGCGGCAAGACATCGGCCGCCCTCCAGCGGATTGCCTATTTGCTCTACAAATATCGCGGACGGCTGAATGCTGATCAAATCATTCTATTCTCGCCAAATTCCATGTTCAACAGTTATGTATCCAATGTCCTACCTGAACTTGGTGAGGAGAATATGCAGCAGGTCACCTTCCAGGAATATCTGGTCCACCGGCTTGGCACAGAGTTTTTAGTTGAAAATCCTTATGACCAATTGGAATTTGTTTTAACCGCCGTAAATATTCCCTCATACCGTTCAAGGATTGCCGGCATTGAATTCAAAGCATCAATCCGCTTTTTTCAAGCAATCAATTCATACAGGCAATCCCTCGAAAGTTCCGGGATGCTTTTTAAAGGCTTTACCTTCAGAGGAAAGCCTATTGTTACCGCAAAGCAGATTGCAGAGAGGTTTTATAGCAGCGACACCTCTCTCCGTTTCCATAACCGGCTTGAGAAACTGAAGGATTGGCTTTTGAAACAACTGAAGGAAGTGGAAAAGGCTGAGCAGTCTAAGCCGTGGGTACAGGACGAAATCGAGCTGCTGAGCAATGAGGAGTACCATAAAGCCTACACATACTTGGCAAAAAAACGTGGATTTAAAGGTGATGAAATTACTGATTATGATATGGAGCCTGAAGCACTGGCACGTTTGATTATTCGCCAGAAATTAAAGCCCTTAAGGAATCGGGTCAAAGCGTTTCGTTTCATTGACATCAAGGGAATGTACAAACAGCTTTTCGTCGATTCCTCGAAAATCAATCAATGGCTGGATGGGGAAACACCTTCGATGTGGCCGGAAATTTGCCAATCGACATTGCAAACAATGGATGAAGGCAGATTATTCTATGAAGATGCCACTCCCTATTTACTTTTGAAAGAGCTCATACAAGGCTTTCAGACGAACAGTTCGATTAAACAAATCGTTGTGGATGAGGCACAGGACTATTCACCTTTCCAATTCGAGTTTATGAAGCGATTGTTTCCTTCAGCCCGGATGACAGTACTTGGCGACTTCAATCAGGCGATATTTACCCATGCCAGTGAAATGGTTGATTTCCGTACACTGACAAACCTTTATGGTCCGGACGAAACGGAAGTGATTAACATGGCGCGGAGCTACCGGTCCACCAAACCAATTATTGAATTCACACGCAGGCTCGTGCCTAATGGTGAAGCGATTATTCCTTTCGACCGTGATGGCGAGAAACCAGTGCTGACAGTTTTGCCGGACCGAGCTGAACTTGACCGCTCGATCGCAGCCAAAATCGAAGAATTCCGGGAAATGGGGCTCAATAGTATCGCAATCATATGCAAATCAGCAGAAGAAAGTAGAAGCGCCTTCGAAGCTCTTTCGGGCATCGAAGATCTTAAACTCTTGAAGGCCAGTTCCATGGAATATGAGCAAGGGGTCGTAGTTGTGCCATCCTACCTGTCCAAGGGAATCGAATTCGATGCCGTCATTATTTATGATGCATCAGAGAAGGTATACGGTGATGAAAGCTTGCGCAGAATTTTCTACACCGCCTGCACAAGAGCGATGCATTATTTGCAGCTTTACAGTGCAGGTGAGCCAAGTCCGTTTTTAAGAGATGCTTTGCATGAAGGGGTTATCAGCAGTTGA
- a CDS encoding DUF4256 domain-containing protein: MENRNKQLSSEQCEEIFSALKGRFEKNMNRHEGLEWAKVQAKLEANAEKLWSLFEMERTGGEPDVVAYDENTDEYVFYDCSAESPNGRRSVCYDREALEARKKHKPENSALGMAADMGIEILTEEQYRELQKLGNFDAKTSSWVKTPANIRKLGGAIFCDRRYDTVFVYHNGADSYYAARGFRGSLTV; this comes from the coding sequence ATGGAAAACAGAAATAAGCAGTTGTCATCAGAGCAGTGTGAAGAAATATTTTCAGCATTGAAAGGCCGTTTTGAAAAAAACATGAATCGCCATGAGGGACTTGAATGGGCAAAAGTGCAGGCGAAACTGGAAGCGAATGCTGAAAAACTGTGGTCGCTTTTCGAGATGGAAAGAACGGGCGGGGAGCCGGATGTCGTTGCCTATGATGAAAATACGGACGAGTACGTTTTTTATGATTGTTCAGCGGAAAGCCCCAATGGCCGCAGGAGTGTTTGTTACGACCGGGAAGCGCTGGAGGCGAGGAAAAAACACAAGCCTGAAAACAGTGCGCTCGGCATGGCGGCCGATATGGGGATCGAGATCCTAACGGAAGAACAATACAGGGAGCTGCAGAAGCTGGGCAATTTTGACGCGAAGACATCAAGCTGGGTGAAAACCCCCGCTAATATTAGAAAACTCGGCGGAGCCATCTTTTGTGATCGCCGTTACGACACTGTGTTTGTTTATCATAATGGGGCAGATTCCTACTATGCGGCCAGGGGTTTTCGCGGCTCATTAACGGTCTAA
- a CDS encoding WD40/YVTN/BNR-like repeat-containing protein, whose translation MKKTKSFLLLLPAICIILFAVIQLFIGDKEKPEPKPAKVGKVELDSKLPYKVQVGADEKKPEIIAYRLWFDLMTELEKEGAIAGKTYTRFTKLSGDENSFVAAVVFDIHLPEDGARKVDYGLGEVKENGDIPTIVWKMTINKADGQAYTLAKIERIADTRIGLPPVESLEDYHEKTGIKASEGVKYEIKDGVLMVTYDNGQKWVEIPVRPEDLAVDANGRRPEQELIGGTYVISPKKTAFLLNGLRVLISNDKGETWDTVTVSDQGPPGERFKKLGFTSDEDGYLIITGDKTMSWEAHFIFKTNDGGKTWHSAKPVENESKLVTDGGFVTDRLGFLSFGELRYEGQPPVPNLYRTSDGGEQWEHIKVPIPEEYMGYFTIAEIPAFKGTEGTLLVNQGPSGDYMGGKVLAKFASKDEGKTWVFTGLVDPDGVLR comes from the coding sequence ATGAAGAAAACGAAGAGCTTTTTACTGCTTTTGCCGGCGATCTGCATTATCCTTTTCGCCGTGATTCAACTATTCATCGGGGATAAGGAAAAGCCTGAGCCGAAACCGGCCAAGGTGGGAAAAGTGGAACTTGACAGCAAACTCCCTTACAAGGTTCAGGTTGGAGCGGATGAAAAGAAACCGGAAATCATCGCATACCGGCTTTGGTTTGATTTAATGACCGAGCTAGAGAAAGAAGGAGCGATTGCCGGCAAAACCTATACCCGGTTCACGAAGTTGTCAGGAGATGAAAACTCTTTTGTAGCCGCAGTTGTTTTTGACATCCACCTGCCTGAGGATGGCGCGCGAAAAGTTGATTACGGACTGGGGGAGGTAAAGGAAAACGGAGACATCCCAACTATCGTCTGGAAAATGACGATCAATAAGGCCGATGGCCAAGCTTATACTTTAGCGAAAATAGAACGGATTGCTGATACTCGAATCGGCCTCCCGCCGGTCGAATCGCTTGAAGACTATCATGAGAAAACGGGAATAAAGGCTTCGGAAGGTGTCAAGTATGAGATTAAGGACGGAGTGCTCATGGTCACTTATGACAACGGGCAAAAGTGGGTGGAAATCCCTGTCCGGCCGGAAGATTTGGCTGTAGATGCAAACGGCCGCCGCCCTGAACAGGAGCTAATTGGTGGCACCTATGTGATTTCTCCGAAGAAAACTGCCTTTTTGCTTAATGGGCTGCGGGTTTTAATCAGCAATGATAAGGGGGAAACTTGGGATACTGTAACGGTTTCGGACCAGGGACCGCCGGGGGAGCGCTTTAAAAAACTCGGATTCACATCTGACGAGGATGGTTATCTCATCATAACTGGCGACAAAACCATGAGCTGGGAAGCGCACTTCATTTTTAAAACGAATGATGGAGGCAAGACTTGGCATAGCGCCAAACCAGTGGAAAATGAGAGTAAGCTGGTGACGGATGGAGGATTCGTGACAGATCGATTAGGATTTCTCTCCTTTGGGGAATTACGCTATGAAGGGCAGCCTCCAGTACCGAATTTATATCGGACAAGCGATGGCGGGGAACAATGGGAACACATAAAGGTACCGATTCCTGAAGAATACATGGGCTATTTCACAATAGCTGAAATTCCGGCCTTCAAGGGCACCGAAGGAACACTGCTCGTTAATCAAGGGCCGTCGGGAGATTATATGGGCGGCAAGGTTTTGGCGAAATTCGCATCAAAAGATGAAGGGAAGACGTGGGTTTTTACGGGCTTAGTCGATCCAGACGGTGTTCTACGATAG
- a CDS encoding tetratricopeptide repeat protein, translating to MNKIGRNELCTCGSGKKFKKCCMGKEMAGTVNSAVQNGGLLKEQLLDMIERGEEYLNHNDSVSACDVWLQAWEVIKVRNNPAYKNLKFLDRKFSDKFFIKNFVQDLELELYHAGKKDNSYFEKRIDYCREFCEIFPEEDELIIHNMRRAIGDSYAILGQYEEAAAEFEKLVKDFPNNPWGYIGWGDIYFYEQKKDYQKARQLYDKALEIAKDKDEILAVEERLEELKRVI from the coding sequence ATGAACAAAATAGGCAGAAACGAATTATGTACATGCGGGAGCGGCAAAAAATTTAAGAAATGCTGCATGGGCAAAGAGATGGCTGGAACAGTAAATTCCGCAGTACAGAATGGTGGCCTTTTGAAGGAACAATTGTTGGACATGATTGAACGTGGCGAAGAGTATTTAAACCATAACGATTCTGTATCCGCATGCGATGTTTGGTTACAGGCATGGGAAGTCATAAAAGTAAGGAACAATCCAGCCTATAAAAACCTCAAATTTTTAGACAGGAAATTCAGCGACAAATTCTTCATCAAAAATTTCGTTCAGGATCTGGAATTAGAGCTTTACCATGCCGGCAAAAAGGATAACAGTTATTTTGAAAAAAGAATCGATTATTGCCGGGAGTTTTGCGAGATATTCCCTGAAGAAGATGAGCTGATTATTCATAATATGAGACGTGCCATAGGAGATTCGTATGCCATTCTGGGACAATATGAAGAAGCCGCTGCGGAGTTCGAGAAGCTGGTCAAGGACTTCCCTAACAATCCATGGGGGTACATCGGCTGGGGAGACATTTACTTCTATGAGCAAAAGAAGGATTACCAAAAGGCGCGGCAGTTATACGACAAGGCATTGGAAATAGCCAAAGATAAAGATGAAATTCTGGCCGTGGAGGAAAGGCTTGAGGAATTAAAGAGAGTAATATAA
- a CDS encoding AAA family ATPase: protein MIYLHSFTFPNEDQEFKFIMSIKRTCYDSFYPFKVLSSKDFSEIEFDTVTILYGGNGSGKSTALNVIAEKAGVQRDSIYNKSNFYPDYVSMCEMQLAAEIPEHSRIITSDDVFDYMLNIRNLNEGIDERREELFEEYLDAKYSKFQLKSLNDYEQLKKVNTARSQTQSRFVRDELMDNVKELSNGESAYLYFTEKIDENGLYILDEPENSLSPKRQLELMEFIEDSARFFNCQFIISTHSPFLLSMRGAKIYDLDEYPVAIKRWTELENVRTYYEFFKRNEDKF, encoded by the coding sequence ATGATTTATCTGCATTCTTTCACGTTTCCAAATGAAGATCAGGAATTTAAATTTATTATGAGCATCAAAAGGACGTGTTATGATTCGTTTTATCCTTTTAAGGTCTTATCTAGCAAGGATTTTAGTGAAATTGAATTTGACACGGTTACAATCCTCTATGGTGGAAATGGCTCCGGAAAGTCTACGGCACTGAATGTGATCGCTGAGAAAGCAGGAGTCCAGCGTGATTCAATTTATAATAAATCAAATTTCTATCCTGACTATGTCTCAATGTGTGAAATGCAGCTAGCCGCTGAAATCCCTGAACATAGCAGAATTATTACTAGTGATGACGTTTTTGACTATATGCTGAATATCCGGAATCTCAATGAGGGAATTGACGAAAGGCGCGAGGAGCTTTTCGAAGAGTATCTTGATGCAAAGTATTCGAAATTCCAATTGAAATCTCTGAATGATTACGAACAATTGAAAAAAGTGAATACAGCCAGGAGCCAGACACAGTCACGTTTTGTGAGAGATGAATTAATGGATAATGTCAAAGAATTATCGAACGGGGAAAGTGCCTACCTCTATTTTACTGAGAAAATAGATGAAAATGGACTTTATATTTTGGATGAGCCAGAAAACAGCCTTTCTCCGAAGCGGCAATTGGAGTTAATGGAATTTATCGAGGACTCTGCCAGGTTTTTTAACTGCCAGTTTATTATTTCGACGCATTCGCCATTTCTGCTTTCAATGCGTGGGGCAAAAATTTATGATCTTGATGAGTATCCTGTCGCTATAAAACGGTGGACGGAACTGGAGAATGTACGCACGTATTATGAGTTTTTTAAGAGAAATGAAGACAAGTTTTGA
- a CDS encoding DUF4179 domain-containing protein yields the protein MIPAKAEPAPITLMRETGMEPIVDWFDQHKQSFFILARIYLRDQQQIEEVFYRSILKVHKEVPRFEQDTPLDKRIASIFMEISRELSINGSLPVEEKIDAQPAFLEAFDQLKIDEREALILAYIRGFSHEDTAHIMGVPIEKEQELVFFGIQSLKNVLGYGQNLNGCQEYQKNYLDYLERNMDRPEKIDFEIHIYHCRDCQEDLAAFQDVMLAMKDFAKGMNGVHVPANLMGNVKAKLAERQRGMQLKRKKRIQMGAVLAGIFTLLLGFEILTGSFTGFYYAYAEDDPELRALLQHGLGKPLNLVAESDGVKITIKSAIADDIQTLIYYEIEDTKEARQFMMPFNEGMMVEDQYKIMNENTHPMFYPPELQTDKNKHGKNIFQGKFSLLPLKEEKATIKLNITKLHELIRDDAGEVQNLYSGMDTLTGDWKFEIPVEKKPLAEYEMDEETEIEGIPVRIEKLTIAPTITILDIAFNNGQTEKRMDYVTFDNMEVNRKKLKADLYGTIMRDEEMKWTGFQAHFEPVFEKAPKEIKVQFKSAMLTVEDKLTIKLDSSQSYPQTFEYAGSTISIDRFEAGRPSYVEISNHELRNRQYDLLWLEIMGDYELGTVPIEMSTIGVTVDKNGNEYEQNENINFEKIEQPRYMTKVQTFKLISEDPEEKIIPNRIEMFGYNTTKYLDDVVKISIKK from the coding sequence ATGATTCCGGCAAAAGCAGAGCCAGCGCCAATCACGCTAATGAGAGAAACAGGGATGGAACCAATCGTCGATTGGTTTGATCAGCATAAACAATCATTTTTCATTTTGGCCCGGATTTACCTACGAGACCAGCAGCAAATTGAAGAGGTGTTTTATCGTTCCATCCTTAAAGTGCATAAGGAAGTTCCCCGGTTTGAACAAGATACCCCGCTGGATAAGCGGATTGCATCCATATTCATGGAAATCAGCCGTGAACTTTCCATCAATGGAAGTTTACCAGTTGAAGAGAAAATAGATGCGCAACCAGCTTTTTTGGAAGCGTTTGACCAGCTGAAAATAGACGAGAGGGAAGCGCTTATCCTAGCATATATCAGAGGGTTTTCCCACGAGGATACCGCCCATATTATGGGCGTTCCAATAGAAAAGGAACAGGAACTTGTTTTTTTCGGTATCCAGTCGCTTAAAAATGTGCTTGGGTACGGGCAAAACTTGAATGGCTGCCAAGAATATCAAAAGAATTATCTGGATTATCTGGAAAGAAACATGGACAGGCCGGAAAAGATCGATTTTGAAATCCATATTTATCATTGCCGGGATTGCCAGGAAGATTTAGCTGCCTTTCAGGATGTTATGCTGGCTATGAAGGATTTTGCAAAAGGAATGAATGGTGTTCACGTGCCAGCAAATTTAATGGGGAACGTGAAAGCGAAGCTGGCGGAAAGACAAAGGGGCATGCAGCTGAAGAGGAAAAAACGGATTCAGATGGGTGCCGTTTTAGCTGGTATTTTCACTTTATTATTAGGATTTGAAATATTAACGGGTTCTTTTACAGGCTTCTACTATGCCTATGCTGAGGACGATCCGGAACTGCGCGCGCTTCTCCAGCATGGCTTGGGGAAACCATTGAATCTTGTAGCCGAAAGCGATGGAGTGAAAATTACAATTAAGAGTGCGATTGCCGATGATATTCAGACGCTTATCTATTATGAAATTGAGGATACCAAGGAAGCTCGCCAATTTATGATGCCTTTCAACGAAGGAATGATGGTAGAGGACCAGTATAAAATTATGAACGAAAATACACATCCGATGTTTTATCCTCCTGAACTTCAAACGGATAAAAATAAACACGGTAAGAATATCTTCCAGGGAAAATTTAGCCTTTTGCCACTGAAAGAGGAAAAAGCGACAATCAAGCTGAACATTACAAAACTTCATGAATTAATTCGAGACGATGCAGGCGAGGTTCAAAATTTATACAGTGGCATGGATACTTTAACAGGGGATTGGAAATTTGAAATCCCTGTGGAGAAAAAGCCATTGGCGGAATATGAAATGGATGAAGAAACAGAGATAGAGGGGATACCGGTTCGGATTGAAAAGCTGACGATTGCTCCTACAATAACCATCCTCGATATTGCGTTTAATAATGGACAGACAGAAAAACGAATGGATTATGTCACTTTTGATAATATGGAAGTGAACAGGAAGAAGCTAAAGGCCGATTTGTACGGCACCATTATGAGGGATGAAGAAATGAAATGGACGGGGTTTCAAGCCCACTTTGAACCGGTATTTGAAAAGGCCCCAAAAGAAATAAAGGTTCAATTCAAGTCCGCCATGTTAACGGTGGAAGACAAGCTAACAATTAAGCTCGATTCATCCCAGAGCTATCCACAAACCTTTGAATATGCAGGCTCCACGATATCCATTGACAGGTTTGAAGCGGGAAGGCCTTCTTATGTCGAGATAAGCAATCATGAACTTAGAAATCGACAATACGACTTGCTTTGGCTTGAGATTATGGGTGATTATGAACTCGGAACTGTACCAATCGAGATGAGTACAATAGGAGTGACCGTTGATAAGAACGGAAATGAATATGAACAAAATGAAAATATTAATTTTGAAAAAATTGAACAGCCTCGCTATATGACTAAAGTCCAAACTTTTAAGTTGATAAGTGAAGACCCAGAGGAGAAAATCATTCCTAATAGGATTGAAATGTTTGGGTATAATACAACCAAATATTTGGATGATGTCGTAAAAATCTCGATAAAAAAATAA
- a CDS encoding nitrous oxide-stimulated promoter family protein translates to MAITLNSGPVVKKEMEMVTKMIDLYCRKKHHSNQLCGECRDLKAYALKRLSYCRFGEGKTACSNCPVHCYKPIYRQKIKEVMRYAGPWMILYHPVYSIKHLLNK, encoded by the coding sequence ATGGCAATAACGCTGAATTCAGGCCCTGTTGTAAAAAAGGAAATGGAAATGGTCACAAAGATGATTGACCTATATTGCCGGAAGAAGCATCATAGCAATCAGCTTTGCGGGGAGTGCCGCGATTTAAAAGCGTACGCACTAAAGAGGCTGTCATACTGCCGTTTTGGGGAAGGGAAAACGGCCTGTTCCAACTGTCCGGTCCATTGCTATAAACCGATATATCGGCAAAAGATCAAAGAGGTTATGCGCTATGCCGGCCCGTGGATGATTCTTTATCACCCTGTTTATTCTATTAAGCACCTCTTAAATAAATGA
- a CDS encoding DUF2306 domain-containing protein, producing the protein MFSSLIKKIGTGTLMVFVVLLAVSAIVRYFFLDPAITNKTLIEQGMHLYDFHYKPWNAVLLAHIITASIAIVIGPFQFSKKSRQKKLHLHRNIGKIYVGLIMISGITGIYLSYYAFGGIISKLGFLALSIAWLLTTYLAYKYIRKKNILQHERWMIRSYAVTLVAITFRIWSAVIGYSLDNFQLGYTAAIWVSLIGNLAAAEYLLRKKTASHKKTPHLAAI; encoded by the coding sequence TTGTTCTCTTCACTAATCAAAAAAATTGGAACTGGAACTTTAATGGTTTTTGTTGTTCTTTTGGCTGTTTCCGCAATTGTCCGCTACTTCTTTTTAGATCCTGCCATTACTAATAAAACACTAATAGAACAGGGAATGCATCTCTACGATTTTCACTATAAACCATGGAATGCTGTCTTGCTTGCCCACATCATTACGGCTTCAATCGCCATTGTAATCGGTCCTTTTCAGTTTTCTAAAAAGAGTAGGCAGAAAAAATTGCATCTTCATAGAAACATAGGGAAAATTTATGTAGGCCTAATCATGATTAGCGGCATTACAGGCATTTACTTATCCTATTACGCTTTTGGCGGGATTATATCAAAACTCGGCTTTCTGGCCTTATCCATCGCCTGGCTCCTGACCACCTATTTGGCCTATAAATATATCCGCAAAAAAAATATCCTTCAGCATGAGCGATGGATGATTAGAAGTTACGCAGTCACCCTCGTTGCAATAACCTTTCGAATTTGGTCGGCTGTGATCGGCTATTCGCTTGACAACTTTCAGCTTGGCTATACGGCAGCCATTTGGGTCAGCTTAATCGGAAATCTAGCTGCGGCCGAATACCTGCTGCGTAAAAAAACCGCCTCTCATAAAAAAACACCCCATCTGGCGGCCATTTAA